In Pristiophorus japonicus isolate sPriJap1 unplaced genomic scaffold, sPriJap1.hap1 HAP1_SCAFFOLD_2683, whole genome shotgun sequence, the genomic stretch ccctccctctccccccccccctcctctccccccccctccctctcttcccccccctcccccccccctccctctctcccccccttccctctctccccccctcccccccccctccctctctcccccccccccctctctccctctctcccccccccctcctctctccccccccctccctctctccccccctccccccccctccctccctctctctctccctccctctctctcctctccctccctctctctcccccctccctcccccccaccctctccccccccctcctccctctctctctctctcccccctccctccctctctctctctccctccctctcccccctccctccctctctctccccccctccctcctctctctcccccccctctatccctctctctccccccctccctccctctctctccccccctccctccctctctctccccccctccctccctctctctccccccctccctccctctctctccccccctccctccctctctctcccccctccctccctctctctccccccctccctccctctctctccccccctccctccctctctcccccccctccctccctctctctccccccctccctccctctctctcccccctcctccctccctctccccctccctccctcctctctcccccacctccctccctctctctccccccctccctccctctctctcccccctccctccccctccctccctctctctcccccccctccctccctctctctccccccctccctccctctctctccccccctcctccctctctcctcccccccccccaggtatTTGCCTCCTGCTCTGCCGACGCCTCTATCCGGATCTGGGACTCCCGAGCCAGCCCGGGAAAAGCCTCCATGCTGACGGCCGCAGGTGCCCACGACTCGGACGTCAACGTCATCAGCTGGAACCGACGGGAGCCCTTCCTGGTCTCCGGGGGAGACGATGGAATCCTCAAAATCTGGGACCTGCGCCTCTTCCGGGTAAAAGGGCGGGCGGCCACCGGCAAACAACTGGTTTTTTTCTCCTTTGTTTCTCGCGTTTCTTGGACCGAGAAAGGGGGCAAAAGTGAGTCAGTGGGGAGGGTGGGCGAGGGGAAAAACGGCACAGGAGCGTCCCGGCAAACAGATAATATTTCACCGGGTTCCCAGCGGTGCGGTGGGAAAAAAGTGAGTCGGCAGGGTCGGGGGAAAGAAAGGAGAAATTATTTGCCTAAatggtcctgttcctgtgtaacaggctcgaggggctgaatggcttcctttccCTTTGGCTTTGTGTGGGGGTTGTAGAAATGTAATTAGCCTCAGTGCCGCTGGGTTATTGGAGAGGGGGTATGGAGGATGAAAATGAGCCTGACTTGCAGCTCCTGGTCGCAACCCATTGCCTCCTACTGGTGAAGGTGTGCGATCGGCGACGCCCCACTTTGCCGAATAGCCCGGTGGCCGGCGTTGGGGGAAGCAGTCCTTTGGATGGCGGTGGGGAGGGGAACAGAATGGTGTGTGTTTTTCCCGCTCAGCGACTGACGTTCTCTCTCTTTACCGCCCCCGCAGGCCGGCTCGAGCGTGGCCAAGTTCAAGCAGCACTCCGGCCCCGTGACCTCGGTGGAGTGGCACCCGTCGGAGGGCAGCGTGCTGGCGGCGGCGGGCGCGGACGACCAGGTCACCCAGTGGGACCTGGCGGTGGAGCGGGACCAGGAGCTGGAGGCCGaggggcagcagcagcaggaggaggaggacgatgcccTGTCCCAACTCCCGCCCCAGCTCCTCTTCATCCACCAGGGCCaacaggacatcaaggagctgcaCTGGCACCCACAATGCCCTGGGGTGATGGTCAGCACCGCCCACTCTGGCTTTGACGTCTTCAGGACCATCAGCGtctgagagggcgggggggggggggggggcgagccgCTGGGGACCAGGCCCAAAGCCTCTACTCGAACCAACTAGGCCCAAAGCCTCTACTCGAACCAACTAGGCCCAAAGCCTCGACTTGATCGAACAAGGCCCAAAGCCTCTTCTCAAACCGTCTCGGCCCGAAGCCTCCACTTGAGCAACGAACCAGTACCTGGGGAACAgactgaaggggaggggatgcttgCCTGGTTGACTCGGGGAGGGCTTCATTTTCAGGAAGGGGGCTCCAGTCTCCGTCCTGGGTCAGGGAGGAGGCGAGGAGAACCAGCCAGGGCCCCTCCAGAGGCCCCTGGTCTCCGTCTCCAGCCACCCCCGCCGGGAGGAGGTGCGTGCAGCCGTCGGGCGAGGGCTCCTGTGGTCGAATTGCCGGTCGGCGCCGAAGGACCAATGGCGGGTGGGGGCTAGGCTGAGACTAGGCACGGGGGTAACGCTGGGGGAGTGCTGACCTGTATTGGGGGGATGGGCCGAGTTGGTTCAGAGAAATCGGGGCgggagtgcggggtgggggaggttTGGCTCGATGTTGTCGAGACTGACTCGCGCGCTCTCACACGCAGCAAGAACCGTTCCAAACGCCAATGTGAAAACTTCTCCTGTATAATAAAATGTCATCATTATTTGCAAaaatatttctctctctgtctctctccccaacacAGTGTGGGGCTAAGTGGCAGAATTTATATACACCACCGTTAACAATCTCACGATGTCCGactgcgctttacagccgatgaagtccttttcttttggagtgtggtcactgttgtattgtgggaatcacgacggccaatttgcgcacagcaagctcccacaaacagccatgtgataatgacccagataatctgtttttcttttcGTGGTGTTGGTTAGGGGCTGAATATGGGGTCCAGGGGAGAATTGCCCCTACTCTtattggccatgggatcttttacgtccacctgagggcagacggggcctcggtttaacgtctcagtaacagcagtatggcactccctcagtactgcccctccgacagcgcagtacggcactccctcagtactgcccctccgacagtacggcactccctcagtactgcccctccgacagtacagtacggcactccctcagtactgcccctccgacagtacggcactccctcagtactgcccctccgacagcgcagtacggcactccctcagtactgcccctccgacagcgcagtacggcactccctcagtactgcccctccgacagcgcagtacggcactccctcagtactgcccctccgacagtacggcactccctcagtactgcccctccgacagcgcagtacggcactccctcagtactgcccctccgacagcgcagtacggcactccctcagtactgcccctccgacagcgcagtacggcactccctcagtactgcccctccgacagcgcagtacggcactccctcagtacggcccctccgacagtacggcactccctcagtacggcccctccgacagcgcagtacggctgtacctgccctgggagtgtttgatgggacagtgtagagggatctttactctgtatctaaccccctgtacctgccctgggagtgtttgatgggacagtgtagagggagctttactctgtatctatccccctgtacctgccctgggagtgtttgatgggacagtgtagagggagctttactctgtatctaaccccctgtacctgccctgggagcgtttgatgggacagtgtagagggagctttactctgtatctaacccgtgctgtacctgccctgggagtgtttgatgggacagtgtagagggagctttattctgtatctaaccctgggtGTGGGGAGCTCTTGCACAAACATACCcggaagagagagcgagcgggaagcGATTGATTGAAAGCGATATATTTTATTTGATTGGATGGCGTTGCTGATGAACCAATCACTGGATGCCGCTCCAGCGCAGTGACGTGTAAACAATCCTCTCGGCCTCCGTCACCGAACAGAGCAATACGGTCTTCTTGACATTCGAACCCAGTCGGCCAGCAGTCACGGTGTCCTGCAGGGGCAGGTCAGTCTTGTATGGAACGCAGATGGCGATATAGTGGGCATGGTATCGCATGGGGTCtcctgtccgggggggagggggtacGAAACAAAGCGTTTAATAGCGAGAGAGTGTAGGGGGACGTCAGCCGCCCATCACAAAAGAAATAGGggccaggagtgggccattcggcccctcgagcctgctccgccatttaatacgaccgtggctgatccgatcatggacccagctccacttccctgcccgcccccttatcggttaaggaactgtctatctctgtcttaaatatattcaatgtcccggcttccacagctctctgaggcagcgagttccacagatttacaaccctctgagagaagaaattcctcctcatctcagttttaaatgggcggccccttattctaagaccatgccccctagttctagtctcccccatcagtggaaacatcctctctgcatccaccttgtcgagccccctcataatctgatacgtttcgataagatcacctctcattcttctgaactccaatgagtagaggcccaacctcctcaacctttcctcacaagtcaaccccctcatccccggaatcaaccgagtgaaccttctctgaactgcctccaaagcaaagtatatcctttcgtaaatacggagagcaaaactgtgcacgcagtactccaggtgtggcctcaccaataccctgtataactggagcaagacttccctgcttttatactccatcccctttgcaataaaggccaagataccattggcccttcctgatcacttgctgtacctgcatactaaccttttgtgtttcatgtacaagtaacccccaggtcccgctgtactgcggcactttgcaatctttctccatttaaataataacttgctctttgattttttttctgccaaagtgcatgacctcacactttcccacattatactccatctgacaaatttttgcccactcactgagcctgtctatgtctttttgaccTAATAATTACTGCTATGaccgatttatataacgcctttaataacTGGTATTTAAATATtgtttttaacatagtaaaacatcccagcagGGTTACGACAAAACCGATATAtttgacacagagacacacaaggagaaatgagcgcaggtgaccaaagcctTAGTCGAAgagttcggttttaaggagcgtcttgaaggaggagagagagagatggagaggtttagggagggagttccagagcttggggcccaggcaacagaaggcacggccaccgatggtggagcgattataatcagggatggtcaagagggcagaattagaggagcacagagatctgggagggttgaaggaggttacagagataggaagggtggcgagggtgggatttgaacaggaggatgagaattgtaggggctggaggaggttacagagagagggagggggtgagggagggatttgaacaggaggatgagaattgtaggggctggagaaggttagagagatagggagggggcgagggagggatttgaacaggaggatgagaattgtcagggctggaggaggttacagagatagggagggggcgaggggccatggcGGTATTTGTAAGCacggatgagaattgtgaaatcgaggtgctgcttaaccgggagccgatgtcggtcagtgagcacagggggtgatgggtgagcgggactgggtgtgagttaggacacggggtcagtgagcacagggggtgatgggtgagcgggactgggtgtgagttaggacacggggtcagtgagcacagggggtgatgggtgagcgggactgggtgtgagttaggacacggggtcagtgagcacagggggtgatgggtgagcgggactgggtgtgagttaggacacggggtcagtgagcacagggggtgatgggtgagtgggactcggtgtgagttaggacacggagcacagggggtgatgggtgagtgggactgggtgtgagtaaggacacggggcacagggggtgatgggtgagtgggactgggtgtgagttaggacacggggtcagtgagcacagggggtgatgggtgagtgggactgggtgtgagttaggacacggggtcagtgagcacagggggtgatgggtgagcgggactcggtgtgagttaggacacggggacagtgagcacagtgggtgatgggtgagcgggactgggtgtgagttaggacacggggtcagtgagcacagggggtgatgggtgagtgggactgggtgtgagttaggacacggggtcagtgagcacagtgggtgatgggtgagtgggactgggtgcgagttaggacacggggcagtgagcacagggtgtgatgtgtgagtgggactgggtgtgagttaggacacgggggcagtgagcacagggggtgatgggtgagtgggactgggtgtgagttaggacacggggtcagtgagcacagggggtgatgggtgagtgggactgagtgtgagttaggacacggtgtcagtgagcacagggggtgatgggtgagtgggactgggtgtgagttaggacacggggtacagggggtgatgggtgagtgggactgggtgtgagttaggacacagggcagtgagcacagggggtgatgggtgagcgggactgggtgtgagttaggacacggggtcagtgagcacagggggtgatgggtgagtgggactgggtgtgagttaggacacggggacagtgagcacagggggtgatgggtgagtgggactgggtgtgagttaggacacggggcagtgagcacagggggtggtgggtgagtgggactgggtatgagttaggacacgggtcagtgagcacagggggtgatgggtgagtgggactgggtgtgagttaggacacggggtcagtgagcacagggggtgatgggtgagtgggactgggtgtgagttaggacacggggtcagtgagcacagagggtgatgggtgagtgggactgggtgtgagttcggacacggggacagtg encodes the following:
- the LOC139247289 gene encoding glutamate-rich WD repeat-containing protein 1-like; translation: VFASCSADASIRIWDSRASPGKASMLTAAGAHDSDVNVISWNRREPFLVSGGDDGILKIWDLRLFRAGSSVAKFKQHSGPVTSVEWHPSEGSVLAAAGADDQVTQWDLAVERDQELEAEGQQQQEEEDDALSQLPPQLLFIHQGQQDIKELHWHPQCPGVMVSTAHSGFDVFRTISV